The following are from one region of the Mustela lutreola isolate mMusLut2 chromosome 7, mMusLut2.pri, whole genome shotgun sequence genome:
- the C7H15orf39 gene encoding uncharacterized protein C15orf39 homolog isoform X2: MAEKRPLGTLGPVIYGKLPRLEADSGPGQSLSSSVGNQDPCSYKGAYFSCPMGSAPKAGSERLASWTPYPPLYPTSMAGPPLRTDSLLTSCLLYRPAAESSEKVQEPGPVELLPFGPQSHSYPGPPLAAPKPVYRSPLCYGLSACLGDGAAKRPLDVDWTMVTGPLLPPADPSCSLTPTPGKGQSVDGTFLRGVPAGGSGKNSVNFSPCQAFLEKYQTIHSTGLLASKYAGPYPGDPKQALSDGPPNPWTQLAQPLGPACQDTVPTHYPLPHPPQALPCPPACRHPEKQGSYSSVLPLQPVGAHKGAGYPASGLSSPYLRQQAAQAPYMAPVGLDTFSYSSAPLPAPSPGLKLDPPLAPRCPMDFAPQTLGFPYARDDLSLYGASPGLGGTPPSQNSVQAVPSSVQPSAFQRACQSLPASQPCSEPARPAEKPIQEAEEKVWLSSCRKEQLQPQLDEHPGAPIVIGDSPVPRTPPALPPCAQERQSLLQNKGALSPGSPPMPIIDNVFSLAPYRDYLDVQAPEDSPEPDPAPAPSESPAKDCGGTLPAQEAPSKAPCSLREEVALDLSVKKPSAEAPVRVPSPEVRARPTAALDVPGVGNTVSALPELEKIVTEAPGLPGVPAATEATTPRTNFHSSVAFMFRKFKILRPAPLPAAVAPSAPTPAPVPAQAVPTPTSVPLGLQILTQPLPVACFNVALPSPPAMAAAPTPALAPLPARTLAPTPTSGSPPAPADSPEQRFTGLHASLCEAISGSVAHSPPEKLREWLETAGPWGRGAWQDCQAVQGLLGKLLSQLQSFVCTQRCPFPHVVRAGAIFVPIHLVKERLFPRLPPASVDHVLQEHRVELRPTTLSEERALRERALHGCTSRMLKLLALRQLPDIYPDLLGLQWRDCVRRQLGEHGAAPVATGAV; the protein is encoded by the coding sequence ATGGCGGAGAAGCGGCCCCTGGGGACCCTAGGGCCTGTGATATATGGCAAGCTGCCCCGCCTAGAGGCAGACTCTGGACCTGGGCAAAGCCTATCCTCTTCTGTTGGTAACCAGGACCCCTGCAGCTACAAGGGTGCCTACTTCTCCTGCCCTATGGGGAGTGCTCCCAAGGCAGGGTCTGAGCGGTTGGCATCTTGGACCCCATATCCACCCTTGTACCCCACCAGCATGGCAGGACCCCCTCTTCGGACAGACAGCCTGTTGACCAGTTGCCTACTCTACCGCCCAGCAGCAGAAAGCTCTGAGAAGGTGCAGGAACCTGGCCCTGTTGAGCTCCTGCCCTTTGGTCCCCAATCTCATTCCTACCCAGGCCCACCGTTGGCAGCACCCAAACCTGTCTACCGCAGCCCTCTGTGTTATGGGCTCTCAGCTTGCCTGGGGGATGGGGCAGCGAAGAGGCCACTGGATGTTGACTGGACGATGGTGACCGGACCCCTCTTACCCCCGGCTGACCCGTCTTGTTCTCTGACCCCAACTCCTGGCAAGGGCCAGTCCGTAGATGGCACCTTCTTGCGTGGTGTGCCAGCTGGAGGATCTGGCAAGAACTCAGTGAACTTCTCCCCGTGCCAGGCATTTCTGGAGAAGTATCAGACCATCCACAGCACAGGCTTGCTGGCCTCCAAATATGCAGGTCCTTACCCTGGGGACCCCAAGCAGGCATTGTCTGATGGACCTCCCAATCCATGGACCCAGCTGGCCCAACCCCTGGGGCCAGCCTGCCAGGATACAGTGCCTACCCACTACCCGCTCCCTCACCCTCCACAGGCCCTGCCTTGCCCACCAGCCTGTCGCCACCCAGAGAAGCAGGGAAGCTACAGCTCAGTGCTTCCCCTACAGCCTGTGGGAGCCCACAAGGGGGCTGGGTACCCAGCTAGTGGGCTGAGCAGCCCTTACCTGAggcagcaggctgcccaggcaccctatatGGCCCCAGTGGGCCTGGACACCTTTTCCTATTCCTCTGCCCCACTTCCCGCACCCTCACCAGGCCTCAAGCTGGACCCACCTCTTGCTCCCCGGTGCCCAATGGACTTTGCCCCCCAGACACTGGGCTTTCCTTATGCCCGGGATGACCTCTCTCTCTATGGAGCATCCCCAGGGCTTGGAGGGACGCCACCTTCCCAAAACAGTGTACAGGCTGTGCCTTCCAGTGTGCAGCCCAGTGCCTTCCAGCGAGCATGCCAGTCCCTGCCTGCGAGCCAGCCCTGCTCAGAGCCCGCAAGGCCTGCGGAGAAGCCAATCCAGGAAGCAGAGGAGAAGGTGTGGCTGTCCAGCTGCAGGAAAGAgcagctccagccccagctcGATGAGCACCCTGGGGCACCCATTGTCATTGGGGATAGCCCGGTTCCACGCACCCCTCCGGCGCTCCCACCATGCGCCCAGGAGCGCCAGTCTCTGCTGCAGAACAAGGGTGCACTGTCGCCCGGCTCTCCACCGATGCCAATTATTGACAATGTCTTCAGCTTGGCCCCCTACCGTGACTATCTGGATGTGCAGGCTCCCGAGGACTCGCCTGAGCCtgacccagccccagcccccagtgAGAGCCCTGCCAAAGACTGTGGGGGGACCCTGCCTGCCCAGGAGGCCCCTTcaaaggctccctgctcacttaGAGAGGAGGTGGCCCTGGACTTAAGTGTGAAGAAGCCCTCGGCAGAAGCTCCTGTCCGGGTTCCTAGTCCTGAGGTGCGTGCCAGGCCCACGGCAGCCCTGGATGTGCCAGGTGTGGGGAACACAGTCTCGGCTCTGCCAGAGCTGGAAAAGATAGTCACGGAAGCACCAGGGCTGCCCGGGGTGCCGGCAGCCACCGAGGCCACCACCCCAAGGACCAACTTCCACAGCTCTGTGGCCTTCATGTTCCGAAAATTCAAGATCCTCCGGCCAGCACCTCTGCCAGCAGCTGTGGCCCCATCGGCGCCCACCCCAGCCCCCGTGCCGGCCCAAGCTGTACCCACCCCCACGAGTGTGCCCCTTGGTCTCCAGATTCTCACGCAGCCCTTGCCAGTGGCCTGCTTCAACGTGGCGCTGCCCAGTCCTCCCGCTATGGCCGCGGCCCCCACTCCCGCGCTGGCCCCCTTGCCTGCCCGGACCCTGGCCCCGACCCCGACTTCAggctctcccccagccccagcagacTCTCCAGAGCAACGCTTCACGGGCCTGCACGCATCCTTGTGCGAAGCCATCTCGGGCTCAGTGGCACACTCTCCCCCTGAGAAGCTGCGGGAGTGGCTGGAGACCGCGGGGCCCTGGGGCCGGGGGGCGTGGCAGGACTGCCAGGCTGTGCAGGGGCTGCTGGGCAAGCTGCTGTCGCAGCTGCAGAGCTTCGTGTGCACGCAGCGGTGCCCCTTCCCCCACGTGGTGCGCGCTGGCGCCATCTTTGTGCCCATCCACCTGGTGAAGGAGCGCCTCTTCCCCCGGCTGCCGCCTGCCTCCGTGGACCATGTGCTGCAAGAGCACCGCGTGGAGCTGCGACCCACCACGCTGTCTGAGGAGCGCGCGCTGCGTGAGCGGGCCCTGCACGGGTGCACCTCTCGCATGCTCAAGCTGCTGGCACTGCGCCAGCTGCCCGACATCTACCCCGACCTGCTGGGCCTGCAGTGGCGGGACTGTGTCCGCCGCCAGCTGGGTGAGCATGGGGCGGCCCCAGTAGCCACCGGAGCTGTGTGA
- the C7H15orf39 gene encoding uncharacterized protein C15orf39 homolog isoform X1, whose product MAEKRPLGTLGPVIYGKLPRLEADSGPGQSLSSSVGNQDPCSYKGAYFSCPMGSAPKAGSERLASWTPYPPLYPTSMAGPPLRTDSLLTSCLLYRPAAESSEKVQEPGPVELLPFGPQSHSYPGPPLAAPKPVYRSPLCYGLSACLGDGAAKRPLDVDWTMVTGPLLPPADPSCSLTPTPGKGQSVDGTFLRGVPAGGSGKNSVNFSPCQAFLEKYQTIHSTGLLASKYAGPYPGDPKQALSDGPPNPWTQLAQPLGPACQDTVPTHYPLPHPPQALPCPPACRHPEKQGSYSSVLPLQPVGAHKGAGYPASGLSSPYLRQQAAQAPYMAPVGLDTFSYSSAPLPAPSPGLKLDPPLAPRCPMDFAPQTLGFPYARDDLSLYGASPGLGGTPPSQNSVQAVPSSVQPSAFQRACQSLPASQPCSEPARPAEKPIQEAEEKVWLSSCRKEQLQPQLDEHPGAPIVIGDSPVPRTPPALPPCAQERQSLLQNKGALSPGSPPMPIIDNVFSLAPYRDYLDVQAPEDSPEPDPAPAPSESPAKDCGGTLPAQEAPSKAPCSLREEVALDLSVKKPSAEAPVRVPSPEVRARPTAALDVPGVGNTVSALPELEKIVTEAPGLPGVPAATEATTPRTNFHSSVAFMFRKFKILRPAPLPAAVAPSAPTPAPVPAQAVPTPTSVPLGLQILTQPLPVACFNVALPSPPAMAAAPTPALAPLPARTLAPTPTSGSPPAPADSPEQRFTGLHASLCEAISGSVAHSPPEKLREWLETAGPWGRGAWQDCQAVQGLLGKLLSQLQSFVCTQRCPFPHVVRAGAIFVPIHLVKERLFPRLPPASVDHVLQEHRVELRPTTLSEERALRERALHGCTSRMLKLLALRQLPDIYPDLLGLQWRDCVRRQLGNFDTEAGSVPSSEPTMARDEPESLALAWKSPVPKARKPGRKPPTPGPEKAEATAGEGSHGTSPTPAASTRPPGPTLRARFRSLLETAWLSGLALPTWGHKASGPDRSVPHPQVLGGQSHHL is encoded by the exons ATGGCGGAGAAGCGGCCCCTGGGGACCCTAGGGCCTGTGATATATGGCAAGCTGCCCCGCCTAGAGGCAGACTCTGGACCTGGGCAAAGCCTATCCTCTTCTGTTGGTAACCAGGACCCCTGCAGCTACAAGGGTGCCTACTTCTCCTGCCCTATGGGGAGTGCTCCCAAGGCAGGGTCTGAGCGGTTGGCATCTTGGACCCCATATCCACCCTTGTACCCCACCAGCATGGCAGGACCCCCTCTTCGGACAGACAGCCTGTTGACCAGTTGCCTACTCTACCGCCCAGCAGCAGAAAGCTCTGAGAAGGTGCAGGAACCTGGCCCTGTTGAGCTCCTGCCCTTTGGTCCCCAATCTCATTCCTACCCAGGCCCACCGTTGGCAGCACCCAAACCTGTCTACCGCAGCCCTCTGTGTTATGGGCTCTCAGCTTGCCTGGGGGATGGGGCAGCGAAGAGGCCACTGGATGTTGACTGGACGATGGTGACCGGACCCCTCTTACCCCCGGCTGACCCGTCTTGTTCTCTGACCCCAACTCCTGGCAAGGGCCAGTCCGTAGATGGCACCTTCTTGCGTGGTGTGCCAGCTGGAGGATCTGGCAAGAACTCAGTGAACTTCTCCCCGTGCCAGGCATTTCTGGAGAAGTATCAGACCATCCACAGCACAGGCTTGCTGGCCTCCAAATATGCAGGTCCTTACCCTGGGGACCCCAAGCAGGCATTGTCTGATGGACCTCCCAATCCATGGACCCAGCTGGCCCAACCCCTGGGGCCAGCCTGCCAGGATACAGTGCCTACCCACTACCCGCTCCCTCACCCTCCACAGGCCCTGCCTTGCCCACCAGCCTGTCGCCACCCAGAGAAGCAGGGAAGCTACAGCTCAGTGCTTCCCCTACAGCCTGTGGGAGCCCACAAGGGGGCTGGGTACCCAGCTAGTGGGCTGAGCAGCCCTTACCTGAggcagcaggctgcccaggcaccctatatGGCCCCAGTGGGCCTGGACACCTTTTCCTATTCCTCTGCCCCACTTCCCGCACCCTCACCAGGCCTCAAGCTGGACCCACCTCTTGCTCCCCGGTGCCCAATGGACTTTGCCCCCCAGACACTGGGCTTTCCTTATGCCCGGGATGACCTCTCTCTCTATGGAGCATCCCCAGGGCTTGGAGGGACGCCACCTTCCCAAAACAGTGTACAGGCTGTGCCTTCCAGTGTGCAGCCCAGTGCCTTCCAGCGAGCATGCCAGTCCCTGCCTGCGAGCCAGCCCTGCTCAGAGCCCGCAAGGCCTGCGGAGAAGCCAATCCAGGAAGCAGAGGAGAAGGTGTGGCTGTCCAGCTGCAGGAAAGAgcagctccagccccagctcGATGAGCACCCTGGGGCACCCATTGTCATTGGGGATAGCCCGGTTCCACGCACCCCTCCGGCGCTCCCACCATGCGCCCAGGAGCGCCAGTCTCTGCTGCAGAACAAGGGTGCACTGTCGCCCGGCTCTCCACCGATGCCAATTATTGACAATGTCTTCAGCTTGGCCCCCTACCGTGACTATCTGGATGTGCAGGCTCCCGAGGACTCGCCTGAGCCtgacccagccccagcccccagtgAGAGCCCTGCCAAAGACTGTGGGGGGACCCTGCCTGCCCAGGAGGCCCCTTcaaaggctccctgctcacttaGAGAGGAGGTGGCCCTGGACTTAAGTGTGAAGAAGCCCTCGGCAGAAGCTCCTGTCCGGGTTCCTAGTCCTGAGGTGCGTGCCAGGCCCACGGCAGCCCTGGATGTGCCAGGTGTGGGGAACACAGTCTCGGCTCTGCCAGAGCTGGAAAAGATAGTCACGGAAGCACCAGGGCTGCCCGGGGTGCCGGCAGCCACCGAGGCCACCACCCCAAGGACCAACTTCCACAGCTCTGTGGCCTTCATGTTCCGAAAATTCAAGATCCTCCGGCCAGCACCTCTGCCAGCAGCTGTGGCCCCATCGGCGCCCACCCCAGCCCCCGTGCCGGCCCAAGCTGTACCCACCCCCACGAGTGTGCCCCTTGGTCTCCAGATTCTCACGCAGCCCTTGCCAGTGGCCTGCTTCAACGTGGCGCTGCCCAGTCCTCCCGCTATGGCCGCGGCCCCCACTCCCGCGCTGGCCCCCTTGCCTGCCCGGACCCTGGCCCCGACCCCGACTTCAggctctcccccagccccagcagacTCTCCAGAGCAACGCTTCACGGGCCTGCACGCATCCTTGTGCGAAGCCATCTCGGGCTCAGTGGCACACTCTCCCCCTGAGAAGCTGCGGGAGTGGCTGGAGACCGCGGGGCCCTGGGGCCGGGGGGCGTGGCAGGACTGCCAGGCTGTGCAGGGGCTGCTGGGCAAGCTGCTGTCGCAGCTGCAGAGCTTCGTGTGCACGCAGCGGTGCCCCTTCCCCCACGTGGTGCGCGCTGGCGCCATCTTTGTGCCCATCCACCTGGTGAAGGAGCGCCTCTTCCCCCGGCTGCCGCCTGCCTCCGTGGACCATGTGCTGCAAGAGCACCGCGTGGAGCTGCGACCCACCACGCTGTCTGAGGAGCGCGCGCTGCGTGAGCGGGCCCTGCACGGGTGCACCTCTCGCATGCTCAAGCTGCTGGCACTGCGCCAGCTGCCCGACATCTACCCCGACCTGCTGGGCCTGCAGTGGCGGGACTGTGTCCGCCGCCAGCTGG GTAACTTTGACACTGAGGCTGGATCTGTGCCCTCCTCAGAACCCACCATGGCCAGAGATGAGCCGGAGAGCCTAGCCCTGGCCTGGAAGTCACCTGTCCCCAAGGCCAGGAAGCCAGGGAGGAAGCCACCAACCCCTGGCCCGGAGAAAGCAGAGGCAACCGCTGGGGAAGGGTCCCATGGTACCTCCCCTACCCCTGCTGCCAGCACCAGACCCCCCGGCCCCACACTAAGAGCCCGCTTCCGCAGCCTCCTGGAAACCGCTTGGCTCAGTGGCCTAGCACTCCCCACTTGGGGCCACAAGGCCTCAGGGCCGGACCGGTCTGTGCCCCACCCACAGGTGCTGGGTGGCCAAAGCCATCACCTATAG